GTTCATCCATGGCTGGGTCTACGACATCGAAACCAGCTCGATCAAGGCCTACGACGCGGACAAGGGTTGCTTCCTGCCGCTCGATGGCAGCCATCCGATCCCAGTGGCGACGCCCAAAGCGCGCTTCTGAATCCCCCTAAATCCCCCTGAGTGGTTGTAGCCAGGGCTGCCGTTTGGCAGCCCGGCTTTGCCACGCCTGAAGAAAATGTCGGGAGATGCGTCATGCGTGCAGCACAGCTGAAAAATGTCCTGCCCCGGGAGCTGCTGGCTTCGGTGGTGGTGTTCCTGGTGGCCCTGCCCCTGTGCATGGGGATTGCCATCGCTTCCGGTCTGCCACCGGCCAAGGGGCTGATTACCGGGATCATCGGTGGCCTGGTGGTGGGCTGGCTGGCGGGCTCGCCGTTGCAGGTCAGCGGCCCGGCCGCCGGGCTGGCGGTGCTGGTGTTCGAACTGGTGCGCCAGCACGGCGTGGCCATGCTCGGGCCGATCCTGCTGTTGGCCGGGTTGCTGCAATTGCTCGCCGGGCGCCTGCGTCTGGGCTGCTGGTTCAGGGTCACGGCGCCGGCGGTGGTCTACGGCATGCTGGCGGGCATCGGGGTGTTGATTGTGTTGTCCCAGGTGCATGTGATGTTCGATGCCGCGCCCCTGGCTTCGGGGCTGGACAACCTCCTCGGCTTGCCCCGGACCCTGGCCCAGGCCTTGCCGAGCCTGGGCTGGCAGGCCGGCCTGCTGGGGCTGTCGACCATGGCGCTGATGTGGGGCTGGGACCGGTGGCGGCCCCGGGCACTGCGGTTCATTCCCGGTGCCTTGTTGGGGGTGGGACTGACGACCCTGGCCAGCCTGCTCCTGGCCCTGGAAGTGAAGCGGGTCGAGGTGCCTGCCAACCTGGCCGAGGCCATCGACTGGCTGCGCCCTGCCGACCTGCTCGATCTGGCGGACCCGACCCTGCTGGTGGCGGCCTTCGCCGTGGCCTTCATCGCCAGTGCCGAAACCCTGCTCTCGGCGGCGGCCGTGGATCGCATGCACAGCGGGGTGCGTTCGGATTTCGACCGGGAACTCTCGGCCCAGGGCGTGGGCAACATGCTCTGCGGCCTGCTGGGCGCCCTGCCGATGACCGGGGTCATCGTGCGCAGCTCGGCCAACGTCCAGGCCGGGGCCCAGACCCGTTTCTCGACGGTGTTCCATGGTCTGTGGCTGCTGGCTTTCGTGTTGCTGCTGTCCAGTGTGCTGCAGAGCATTCCGGTGGCGAGCCTGGCCGGGGTGCTGGTCTATACCGGCTGCAAGCTGGTGGACCTGAAGGCCTTTCGCGGCCTGGGGCGTTACGGGCGCATGCCGATGTTCACCTACGCGCTGACGGCCCTGGCGATTGTCTTCAGTGATCTGCTGACCGGGGTGCTGATCGGCTTTGCCCTGACTCTGGCCAAGCTGGCGTTCAAGGCTGCGCGCCTGAAGATCAGCCTGATCGGGCTGGAGCGCGAGGGCGAGCTGGAGTTGCGCCTGGTGGGCGCGGCGACCTTTCTCAAAGTCCCGGCCCTGACGCGGGTGCTGGCGACGATTGCACCGGGCAGCACCGTGCATGTGCCGCTCAATCACCTGAGCTATATCGATCACGCCTGTCTGGAGTTGCTGGAGGAATGGGCACGGGCCAACAGCGCCAGGGGCTCGAAGTTGTTGATCGAGGCGCGGGGTTTGCGGCGGCGTCTGGAGGGGCGGCTGAGCCCGGCCGGTGTCGTGGGCGCGGTGCCGGTACGCAGTTGAGTCGGCGAGGAGGTTGGCCCCTTCGCCACAAGGCTCGGAGCGAGCCTTGCTGGCGAGGAGTGGGGTCAGGCGGCGGGCTGGTCCAGTTCCAGTTCCACGCCCAGCTGGCGCGACAGGCAGGGCCAGCGCTTCCAGGCGGCCTCGGTGTCCGGGCTGTTGAGTGTGTCGCGGTAGGCTTCCACCGATTCCAGGGCGAAGCTCTCTTCGTTGAGCATGGCGTCGACGGCGTGGTGCACCGCTTCATCCAGCTGGTTGGCGAAGGTTTCGCCGATCAGTTGGTGGGCGATGAGGTTGGCGACCGTCATGTCCAGGGGGATCAGCGGACGGCCGAAATGCTTGATGTACAGGTCGTTGACTTCCTCCACCAGGCGCAGGGCCAGGTAGGCTTCGTCCAGCAGGCTGTCGAGGCCGACGTGGCCATCCAAGATGGCCGGCGGCTGGAGGAAGAATTGCTCGGCGATCTTCAGTACCGGCTTGATCTGCGACTCGATGCCGGCTTCGCGGGCCACCGCGTTGGCGGCGTCCAGCAGGTCCGGAACCTGGTCGATGTAGGCGCTGACGAAACGGGTCAGGACGCCCTTGGCGTCGACTTCGGGCAGCTGGATGGAGGGGTGCAGGTGAGGCAGTTGCGTTTCCAGCTGACGGGTCAGAAGGCCCGTGCTGGCTTCGTGTTGCTGGGCCAGCTGGATCTGCTCGCGCAATGCGACGGTGTTCATGAAAACTCCAGGGACAAGGACATGAATAGGGAGCACATAAGTTAGCGTGCTTACAAAAGCGGTTAAGACGCATTTGTCATAATTATTTCATGCTTAGTCATCGCGGTTATATCGTGGTGTGCGCCCCTGCTCCCGACCCCTTTCGCGCCGTGGCCTGCAAAGGCCTTTTCCGGTGTTTCAGGTGATTTTCGCCAGCGCGTTGCGAGGTGAGAGTCGCTGTCTATACTCGCCAAGGAATGAAGTTAGCTGATGACGCTCGACTGCAAACGCAGCGAGGCCCCGGCCGGTTTAAGTTCGTAGTCTAGGCAGCCGCTCCCTTGCCGCAGGTGTTGAGCCTCCGGGATAACAAGAACGATAAGGGGAACCCGCAATGATGCGACATCCACATGTCTGGATGGGCCTCCTGTTGTGGTCGGTATTCAGCCAGGCGCAAGCCGCCTGGACGGTGAATATGACGCCTGGGGCGACCGAGATAAGCCACGCGGTATTCGACCTGCACATGACCATCTTCTGGATCTGTGTGGTGATCGGGCTGATCGTCTTCGGCGCGATGTTCTGGTCGATGATCGTGCACCGTCGCTCCACCGGCCAGGTCCCGGCCCGCTTCCACGAAAGCACCACGGTGGAAATCCTCTGGACCATCATTCCCTTCCTGATCCTGGTGGCCATGGCCGTGCCTGCCACGGCAACGCTGATCAAGATGTACGACACCAGCGAGCCGGACGTGGACATCCAGATCACCGGCTACCAGTGGAAGTGGCACTACAAGTACCTGGGCCAGGATGTGGAGTTCTTCAGCAACCTGGCCACTCCCGCCGAGCAGATCCACAACAAGACCGCCAAGGGCGAGCACTACCTGTTGGAAGTCGACCAGCCGCTGGTGCTGCCGGTGGGGGCCAAGGTGCGCTTCCTGGTGACCGCCGCCGATGTCATTCACTCCTGGTGGGTGCCGGCCTTCGCGGTCAAGCGTGACGCCATCCCCGGCTTCGTCAACGAGGCCTGGACCCGGGTCGACAAGCCCGGCATCTACCGCGGCCAGTGCGCCGAGCTGTGCGGCAAGGACCACGGCTTCATGCCGATCGTGGTCGAGGTCAAGAGTCAGGCCGACTACGACACCTGGCTCGGCGAACGCAAGGCCGAGGCGGCCAAGCTCAAGGAGCTGACCAGCAAGGAATGGACCCTGGACGAGCTGGTGGCCCGTGGCGACAAGGTCTACCACACCACCTGCGTCGCCTGTCACCAGGCCGAGGGCCAGGGCCTGCCACCGATGTTCCCGGCGCTCAAGGGCTCGAAGATCGCCACCGGTCCCAAGGAGGCTCACCTGAGCCTGGTGTTCCACGGCAAGCCGGGCACCGCCATGGCGGCGTTCGGCAAGCAGCTCTCGGAAGTCGACATCGCCGCCGTGGTCACCTACGAACGCAACGCCTGGGGCAACAACAAGGGCGACATGGTGACGCCCAAGGATGTCCTGGCGCTGAAACAGGCGGAAAGCAAATGAGCCGGTTCATCGAGTATTTGCGCAAGCGGTCGCGGCACGTCGCTGCCGATCATCCCGTCCATTCGCTCGCAGGAGACAGGACATGAGTGCTGTGATCGATGACCACGGCCACGCCGGCCATGATGACCACGCCCATGGTCCCGCCAAGGGTCTGATGCGCTGGGTTCTGACCACCAACCACAAGGACATCGGCACCCTGTACCTGTGGTTCAGCTTCTGCATGTTCCTCCTCGGCGGCTCGTTCGCCATGGTGATCCGCGCCGAACTGTTCCAGCCCGGGCTGCAGATCGTCGAGCCGGCGTTCTTCAACCAGATGACCACCATGCACGGCCTGGTGATGGTCTTCGGTGCGGTGATGCCGGCCTTCGTCGGCCTGGCCAACTGGATGATCCCGCTGATGATCGGTGCCCCGGACATGGCCCTGCCGCGGATGAACAACTTCAGCTTCTGGTTGTTGCCGGCGGCCTTCCTGCTGCTGGTCTCGACCCTGTTCATGCCCGGTGGCGGGCCGAACTTCGGCTGGACCTTCTACGCCCCGCTGTCCACCACCTACGCCCCGGAAAGCGTGACCTTCTTCATCTTCGCCATTCACCTGATGGGCATCAGCTCGATCATGGGGGCGATCAACGTGATCGCCACCATCCTCAACCTGCGTGCCCCGGGCATGACCCTGATGAAGATGCCGCTGTTCGTCTGGACCTGGCTGATCACCGCCTTCCTGCTGATTGCGGTGATGCCGGTGCTGGCCGGTTGCGTGACCATGATGCTGATGGACATCCACTTCGGCACCAGCTTCTTCAGTGCCGCCGGCGGCGGCGACCCGGTCTTGTTCCAGCACGTGTTCTGGTTCTTCGGCCACCCCGAGGTGTACATCATGATCCTGCCGGCCTTCGGCGCGGTCAGCTCGATCATCCCGACCTTCAGCCGCAAGCCGCTGTTCGGCTACACCTCGATGGTCTATGCCACCGGGGCGATCGCCTTCCTGTCGTTCATCGTCTGGGCGCACCACATGTTCGTGGTCGGCATCCCCCTGGTGGGCGAACTGTTCTTCATGTACGCCACCCTGCTGATCGCCGTGCCCACCGGGGTCAAGGTGTTCAACTGGGTGAGCACCATGTGGCAGGGCGCGCTGACCTTCGAGACGCCGATGCTGTTCGCCGTGGCCTTCGTCATCCTGTTCACCATCGGCGGTTTTTCCGGGCTGATGCTGGCCATCGCCCCGGCGGACTTCCAGTACCAGGACACCTACTTCGTGGTGGCGCACTTCCACTACGTGCTGGTGCCGGGAGCGATCTTCGGGATCTTCGCCTCGGCCTATTACTGGCTGCCCAAGTGGACCGGGCACATGTACGACGAAACCCTGGGCAAGCTGCACTTCTGGCTGTCCTTCGTCGGCATGAACATGGCGTTCTTCCCCATGCACTTCGTCGGGCTGGCGGGCATGCCGCGGCGGATTCCGGACTACAACCTGCAGTTCGCCGACTTCAACATGGTGTCCTCCATCGGCGCCTTCACTTTCGGCGCCACGCAGATCTTCTTCCTGTTCATCGTCATCAAGTGCATTCGCGGTGGCAAACCGGCCCCGGCCAAGCCGTGGGAAGGCGCCGAGGGCCTGGAGTGGAGCATCCCTTCGCCGGCGCCCTACCACACCTTTGTCACCCCGCCGGAAGTGAAATGAACAGCCGTGTTGTAGGAGCGAGCTGGCTCGCGAAGGCGTCGGGCCAGGCGCTGGAAGGCGTCGCCCGGTTCGCCGGCAAGCCGGCTCCTACAGGTTCGGGAGGAGGTTGAGATGGCCGAGATCTCGCTGAAGAAACTGGTGACCCGCCTATTGCTGGTGGTGACGGCGATGTTCGTCTTCGGTTTTGCCCTGGTGCCGATCTACGACGTGATGTGCAAGGCCCTGGGGATCAATGGCAAGACCGGCGGGCAGTACGCGGACCAGAGGCAGCAGGTGGATGAGTCGCGCCAGGTGCGGGTGCAGTTCCTGTCCACCAACGCCATCGACATGGTCTGGGATTTCTATCCCAAGGCCGATGACATCGTGGTCCATCCGGGGGCAGTGAACGAGATGATCTTCATCGCCCGCAACCCCAGTGATCATCCGATGAGCGCTCAGGCCATCCCGAGCATTTCCCCCAGCAGCGCGGCCATGTACTTCCACAAGACCGAGTGCTTCTGCTTTACCCAGCAGGTGCTGCAGCCCGGGGAGAAGATCGAGATGCCGGTGCGTTTCATCGTTGACCGCGACATGCCCAAGGATGTGAAGCACCTGACGCTGGCTTACACGCTGTTCGATATCACCGCGCGTCATCCACCGGTGGCGGTGGCCGCCAAGACCGGTGGATAGACGATCTGGCGTGCCCGATAAGGAGAACGACCCATGGCGACTCATGAGCACTATTACGTTCCGGCCCAGAGCAAGTGGCCGATCATCGCGACGGTGGGCATGTTCGTCACCGTGTTCGGCCTGGCAACCTGGTTCAACGATCTGAAGGCGGCGCGCCCGGAATCCCATGGGCCACTGATCTTTTTCGTTGGCGGCCTGCTGCTGGCCTACATGCTGTTCGGCTGGTTCGGCGCGGTGGTCAAGGAGAGTCGCGCCGGGCTGTACAGCGCCCAGCTCGATCGCTCGTTCCGCTGGGGCATGAGCTGGTTCATCTTCTCCGAAGTGATGTTCTTCATGGCCTTCTTCGGCGCGCTGTTCTATGTGCGGCACCTGTCCGGGCCCTGGCTCGGCGGTGAGGGGCACAAGGGCATCGCCCATATGCTCTGGCCGAACTTCGAGTTCGTCTGGCCGCTGCTCAACAACCCCGATCCGAAACTCTTTCCACCGCCCAAATCCACCATCAGCCCCTGGGGCCTGCCGCTGCTCAACACCGTGCTGCTGGTCAGTTCCAGCGTCACCGTGACCATCGCCCACCATGCCCTGAAGAAAGGCCATCGCGGTGCACTGAAGATCTGGCTGGCGCTGACCGTGCTGCTGGGCTGCGCCTTCCTCGGTTTCCAGGCCGAGGAATACATCCACGCCTATCACGAACTGGGGCTGACCCTGGGCTCGGGGATCTACGGCGCGACCTTCTTCATGCTCACCGGGTTCCACGGGGCCCACGTGACCATCGGCACCTTGATCCTGTTCGTGATGCTGATGCGCATCATGCGCGGGCATTTCGACGCCGAGCATCAGTTCGGCTTCGAGGCGGCCAGTTGGTACTGGCACTTCGTCGACGTGGTGTGGATCGGCTTGTTCGTCTTCGTCTACGTGCTCTGAGGCGCTGTTTAGGAGTTGCTGCGTCCTACCAGGGCGCGTGGGAGACCAGCTGGCCGCTGAAGAAACCCCAGGCGATCAAGCCCAAGGTGATCGCGGCCAGGCACACCCGAACACTCAGGGCGGTCACCAGACGCTTGGATTGGCTGTCGTCCTTGACCAGAAAGAACAGGCCGCTGAACAGGCTGATCACCGTGGCAATCAGCATCAGGACGATGGCTGCTTTGAGCATGCTGGGACTCCGGGGGGAACGCGATGTACAGCAGTATAGCGAGTGGATTTCTCAAGCTTGCGGGCCGGTCATGAAAGGCTTCCGGCCCGGCGTCGTGCCGACCCTGGTGGTGCTGTTGCTGCTACCGGTGCTGGTTTACCTGGGCTTCTGGCAACTGGGGCGCGGCGAGCAGAAGCGCCAGCTGCTGGCCAGTTACGCCGAGCGCGGTGTGGCCCCGCCGGTGCCGCTGCTGGAGTTGCTGGGCGCCGAGGATCCGGCCTTTCGCCGCCTGCGCCTGTACGGCCATTTCGATGCCGAGCACAGCCTGCTGCTGGACAACCGCCTGCACGACGGCCAGGCCGGGGTCGAGTTGCTGCAACCCTTCCTCGACCAGACCAGCGGGCGCTGGCTGCTGGTCAATCGGGGCTGGCTGCCCTGGCCCGACCGGCGCACGCCACCGTTCTTCAGCACCCCGGAGCAGAGCCTGAGCCTGGATGCCTGGGTCTACGTTTCTCCGGGAGCGGTGTTCCAACTGCAGGCCGACCCGGCCGCTGCGCGCTGGCCGCGGCTGATCACCGCCGTGGCCCCGGAGGCACTCTGGGCCGAGCTGGATCGCAGTGGCTTCAACCACGAGGTGCGCCAGGAGTCCGGTCCGGGTGCCTACCTGACGGCTTGGCCGGTGGTGGCCATGGGACCGGAAAAACACCAGGGCTACGCCGTGCAGTGGTTTGCCATGGCCCTGGCGCTGTTTGCCCTCTACCTCTATTTCGGCTGGCACAACGCACGGGAGAAACGCCATGGGAACGGCCATGAATCCACCCAACATCTCTGAAGCTCCAGCAGCCAACCGCCGCCGCGGCCGCTGGCAGCTGATCCTGATCCTGCTGATGGTGATCGGTCCGATGATCCTCGCTACCGGCATGTACAAGCTGCAGTTCTGGGTGCCGGAAAGCCGCAGTTACCACGGCGAACTGATCGGCAACGGCCAGACCCGGGCGCAGATCGGCGTGCAGTCCGAGGAGGATCGCTGGCAGATCCTGGTCACCGCGCCCAAGGCTTGCGAGGCGGACTGCCAGCAGTTGGTGTACCTGGCGCGGCAGATCCAGGTGGCCCTGGGCCGCGACGCTTCCCGGGCCAGCCATGCCCTGGCCAGTGCCCAGCCGCTGAGTGCCGAGTACGCCGCCAGGCTGCAGCGTGAATACCCGCAGTTGCAACGCTATCCCCTGGACCTGGCGACCTTCGCCAAGGGGGTTCACGACCCGGAGGCGCCGCAGCTGTGGATAGTCGATCCCCACAGCAACCTGGTGCTGCGTTATGACGCTCGGGTCAACGGCAAGGACCTGCTCAACGACCTGCGCCATCTGCTGAAACTGTCGAACATCGGATAAGGGCATCGTCATGGCCAAACCTGGATTTCGCCTCGCGTTGTTAGCCACCTTGCTGGCCCTGATCGTGGTGTTGCTCGGCGCCTACACCCGGCTGACCCATGCCGGGCTGGGCTGTCCGGACTGGCCCGGCTGCTACGGCTTTATCAGCGTGCCGCAAAGCGAGGCGCAGCTGGCCCATGCCGAGCGGCACTTTCCCGATACCCCGGTGGAGGCCCACAAGGGCTGGAACGAGATGATCCACCGCTACTTCGCCGGCACCCTGGGGCTGTTGATCGTGCTGCTGGCGGCCCGCGCCTGGAGCCATCGCCGGCATCCCGGGCAGCCGCTGAAGCTGCCGCTGTTCCTCCTGGCGGTGGTGTTCGCCCAGGCGGCCTTCGGCATGTGGACGGTGACCCTCAAGCTCTGGCCCCAGGTGGTCACCGCGCATCTGCTGGGGGGCTTTGCCACCTTGAGCCTGCTGTTCCTGCTGACCTTGCGCCTGTCCGGTGTGCTGCCGGCGCTGATCGTGCCGCGGCGCCTGCAGTACTGGGCCACGGCCGGGCTGGTGCTGGTGATCGGGCAGATCGCCCTGGGCGGCTGGGTCAGCTCCAACTATGCGGCGGTGGCCTGTATCGACCTGCCCACCTGCCATGGCCAGTGGTGGCCGAACATGGACTTTGCCAACGGCTTTCACCTGACCCAGCACATCGGCCCCAACTACCTGGGCGGGCAACTGGACAGTGACGCCCGCACCGCCATCCACATGACCCACCGGGTGGGCGCGGTGTTGGTGACCCTGGTGTTGCTGGGCCTGGCCTGGCAACTGCGACAGACCGGCATGACCCGTCTGGCCGGGCTGGTACTGCTGGCCCTGGGGGCGCAGATCAGCCTGGGCCTGAGCAACGTGCTGTTCCACCTGCCTCTGCCGGTGGCGGTGGCGCACAACGCCGGCGGCGCGGCGCTGCTGCTGACCCTGGTGCTGGTCAACTATCACGCTCGTACCAGCCTGGTGCAGGCCCGGGATCGCCTGCCCCTGGGCTGGCGTCTGAGCCCGCGCAAACAGGTGGCCGGTCCCATCACCATCAAAGGAGAGATGCCATGGCGACTCTGATTGGCGAACGTCAGCAGCCCCGGGCGATCTGGCGTGATTATCTGGAGCTGACCAAACCCAAGGTGGTGGTGTTGATGCTCATCACCTCCCTGGTGGGCATGTTCCTTGCGACCCGCGCCGGGGTGCCGTGGACGGTGCTGGTGTTCGGCAACCTGGGCATTGCCCTGTGCGCAGGTGGCGCGGCGGCGGTGAACCATGTGGTGGACCGGCGCATCGATGCGCTGATGGCCCGGACCCACAAGCGGCCCCTGGCCGAAGGCCGGGTTTCACCCCGGGCCGCCCTGGCGTTTGCCCTGTGCCTGGCCCTGGCCGGGCAGGCCCTGCTGCTGGCCTTCACCAATCCGCTGACGGCCTGGCTGACCCTGGCCTCCCTGCTGGGCTATGCGGTGGTCTACACCGGCTTTCTGAAGCGCGCGACGCCGCAGAACATCGTGATCGGCGGGCTGGCCGGCGCGGCCCCGCCGCTGCTGGGCTGGGTCGCCGCCACCGGGCACCTGAGCGCCGAACCGCTGTTGCTGGTGCTGATCATCTTCGCCTGGACCCCGCCGCACTTCTGGGCCCTGGCCATCCATCGCAAGGAGGAGTACGCCAAGGCCGATATTCCGATGTTGCCGGTGACTCACGGCGAGCATTACACCAAGGTGCACATCCTGCTCTATACCTTTGCCCTGCTGGCGGTGAGCCTGCTGCCCTATGCCATTCACATGAGCGGCGTGCTGTACCTGGTGTGCGCCCTGGTCCTGGGCGGGCGCTTCCTGCAATGGGCCTGGGTGCTGTACCGTGGCACTCGGCCGCACGCGGCGATCAACACCTTCAAGTACTCTATTTATTACTTGTTCCTGCTGTTCATCGCCCTGCTCGTAGACCACTACCTACTGTTGAACCTATGACTCGAACTCAGAAAACCGTCTTTATTCTCGTTGCACTGGTGGCCCTGGTCCTGGGGCTGACCGTCAACAAAGTACTGTCCGGCAAGGGTCAGGGTGATCCCACCGCATTGATCGATGCCGGCATCATCCTCCTGCCCCAGAGCCGCACGCTGCCGGCGGTGAAGATGCTCGACCAGGATGGCCAGCCCGTGGTGATCGATGAGTTGAAGGGCAAATGGTCGCTGCTGTTTTTCGGCTACACCTTCTGCCCGGACATCTGTCCCACCACCCTGGCGCAACTGCGGCAGATCAAGAGCGAGCTGCCCAAGGAGGCGGTGGACAAGCTGCAGGTGATCCTGGTCAGCGTCGACCCCAACCGCGATACGCCGCAACAGCTCAAGCAGTACCTGGGCTACTTCGACAAGGACTTCAAGGGACTGACCGCCGCTTCGGTGGAAGACCTGCAGAAGCTGGCCAATGCCGTGAGCATTCCGTTCATTCCGGCGGACACCAGCAAGCCCAACTACACCGTGGACCACAGCGGCAACCTGGCGGTGATCGGTCCGGACGGTCGCCAGCGCGGCTTTATCCGCGCACCGCTGAACAACCAGAAGCTGGTGGCGCAGCTGCCGGTGATGTTGCAGCGCCAATGACGCGGCATGCTTGAACTGCTGAACTGCTGAACTGCTGAACTGCTGAACTGCTGAACTGCTGAACTGCTGAACTGCTGAACTGCTGAACTGCTGAACCCTGTAGCCGCTGCCGCAGGCTGCGATCGGCCTCGAAGAGGACGCGTGCTCTTCGAGGCCCTCGGAAGGCGCTTCGCGCCTTATCGCAGCCTTCGGCAGCGGCTACAAACAAAACGGGGCGCCCCAAGGCGCCCCGTTTGTGTTTCTGCAACCGATCAGAATGCCGGCACGATCGCGCCTTTGTACTTCTCGATAATGAATTGCTTCACTTGCGGGCTGTGCAGGGCCGCGATCAGTTTCTTCATGGCGTCCGAGTCCTTGTCATCAGGGCGGGCCACCAGAATGTTCACGTAAGGCGAGTCCTTGCCTTCGATCACCAGGGCGTCCTTGGACGGGTCCAGCTTGGCTTCCAGGGCGTAGTTGGTGTTGATCAGGGCCAGGTCGACCTGGGTCAGCACGCGCGGGATGGTGGCGGCTTCCAGTTCACGGAACTTCAGGTCCTTGGGGTTCTCGGTGATGTCCTTGACGGTGGCCAGGATGCTGTTGGAATCCTTGAGCTTGATCAGGCCGGCCTTGTCCAGCAGCAGCAGCGCGCGGCCGCCGTTGGTGGCGTCGTTGGGGATCACCACGGTGGCGCCGCCTGGCA
This genomic stretch from Pseudomonas sp. Os17 harbors:
- a CDS encoding MetQ/NlpA family ABC transporter substrate-binding protein, translated to MKKLLVAFAAVAAFSAHAAETLTVAATPVPHAEILEFVKPALAKEGVDLKVKVFTDYVQPNVQVAEKRLDANFFQHQPYLDEFNKTKGTKLVSVAGVHVEPLGAYSSKYKQLSELPGGATVVIPNDATNGGRALLLLDKAGLIKLKDSNSILATVKDITENPKDLKFRELEAATIPRVLTQVDLALINTNYALEAKLDPSKDALVIEGKDSPYVNILVARPDDKDSDAMKKLIAALHSPQVKQFIIEKYKGAIVPAF